A genomic stretch from Setaria italica strain Yugu1 chromosome VII, Setaria_italica_v2.0, whole genome shotgun sequence includes:
- the LOC101785186 gene encoding histone H1: protein MPALAKPASRPAKTAAAPKPKPAAAKPKAAAAGASHPPYFEMIKEAITALKERTGSSSHAIAKYMEDKHGASLPANYKKMLSIQLRGFAAKGKLVKVKASYKLSDAAKKDSPKAKPAAAKTAAAKPVKATAKPKKTAAAATKPKKTAAAGTKRKTPEKKKIVAKPKKSPAAKAKAKPKTVKSPASKKARKVAA from the exons ATGCCTGCCCTCGCCAAGCCCGCCTCCCGCCCCGCCAAGACGGCCGCCGCGCCGAAGCcgaagcccgccgccgccaagcccaaggccgccgcagccggcgcCTCCCACCCGCCCTACTTTGAG ATGATCAAGGAGGCGATCACGGCGCTCAAGGAGAGGACCGGCTCGAGCTCCCACGCCATCGCCAAGTACATGGAGGACAAGCACGGCGCGTCGCTGCCGGCCAACTACAAGAAGATGCTCTCCATCCAGCTCCGCGGATTCGCCGCCAAGGGCAAGCTCGTCAAGGTCAAGGCCTCCTACAAGCTCTCTGACGCTGCCAAGAAGGACTCCCCCAAGGccaagcccgccgccgccaaaacCGCCGCGGCCAAGCCGGTCAAGGCCACCGCCAAGCCCAAGAAGACCGCCGCAGCCGCCACCAAGCCCAAgaagaccgccgccgccgggaccaAGCGCAAGacgccggagaagaagaagattgtTGCGAAGCCGAAGAAGTCCCCCGCGGCGAAGGCCAAGGCCAAGCCCAAGACCGTCAAGTCCCCCGCCTCCAAGAAGGCCCGGAAGGTCGCCGCATGA